Proteins encoded by one window of Mustela erminea isolate mMusErm1 chromosome 5, mMusErm1.Pri, whole genome shotgun sequence:
- the ISLR2 gene encoding immunoglobulin superfamily containing leucine-rich repeat protein 2 isoform X2 has product MLNTQIGRLISAEAPNPGHRPTGQRIPRSRPATDVESALGQCPGSETSSLEKGLQPQGSARRVSEQRLPSAGSAMVPLWALWLAWALLGVARACPEPCACVDKYAHQFADCAYKELHEVPEGLPANVTTLSLSANKITVLRRGAFADVTQVTSLWLAHNEVRTVEPGSLAVLSQLKNLDLSHNLISSFPWSDLRNLSALQLLKMNHNRLGSLPRDALGALPDLRSLRINNNRLRTLAPGTFDALSALSHLQLYHNPFHCGCSLVWLQAWAASTRVSLPEPDSIACASPPALQGVPVHRLPALSCVPPSVRLSAEPPPEAPGSPLPAGLALMLHCVAEGHPTPRLQWQLQIPGGTIVLEPPVLSGEDNADGADDGEEEGDGDGPTQMEAPTPTPAPAWPAPPANPRFLALTNGSLLVPLLSAKEAGIYTCRAHNELGANSTSLRVAVAAAGPPKHAPGAGGDSVGQAPTSERKSTAKGRGNSVLPSKPEGKIKGQGLARVSILGETEAGPEQEEEEADEGEEAEDQISADPAEEQRCGHGDPSRYVSNHAFNQSAELKQHVFELGVIALDVAEREARVQLTPLAARWGSGPGGTGAAGRPGRRPLRLLYLCPAGGGAAVQWSRVEEGVNAYWFRGLRPGTNYSVCLALAGEACHVQVVFATKKELPSLLVIVAVSVFLLVLATVPLLGAACCHLLAKHPGKPYRLILRPQAPDPMEKRIAADFDPRASYLESEKSYPAGGEADVVEPEEAPGEGLDEDAEQGDPGGDLQREESLAACSLVESQSKANQEEFEAGSEYSDRLPLGAEAVNIAQEINGNYRQTAG; this is encoded by the exons ATGCTCAACACTCAAATCGGAAGATTGATCTCCGCAGAGGCCCCAAACCCGGGCCATCGACCCACCGGCCAGAGAATCCCCCGGTCCCGG CCAGCAACAGATGTGGAAAGCGCCCTTGGGCAGTGTCCTGGCTCGGAGACCTCAAGTCTGGAGAAGGGGCTGCAGCCCCAGGGCAGTGCGCGGAGAGTCAGCGAGCAGCGG CTTCCATCCGCAGGATCCGCGATGGTGCCCTTGTGGGCTCTGTGGCTGGCCTGGGCTCTGCTAGGAGTGGCCAGAGCGTGCCCAGAGCCGTGCGCCTGCGTGGACAAGTACGCGCACCAGTTCGCAGACTGCGCCTACAAGGAGTTGCATGAGGTGCCGGAAGGACTGCCGGCCAACGTGACCACGTTGAGTCTGTCGGCCAACAAGATCACCGTGCTGCGGCGCGGGGCCTTCGCCGACGTCACGCAAGTCACGTCGTTGTGGCTAGCGCACAATGAGGTGCGCACGGTGGAGCCCGGCTCTCTGGCAGTGCTGAGCCAGCTCAAGAACCTCGACCTAAGCCACAACCTCATATCCAGCTTCCCGTGGAGCGACCTTCGTAATCTGAGTGCGCTGCAGCTGCTTAAAATGAACCACAATCGTTTGGGCTCGCTGCCCCGGGATGCGCTCGGTGCGCTGCCCGACCTGCGCTCCCTGCGCATCAACAACAACCGGCTGCGTACCCTGGCTCCTGGCACCTTCGACGCGTTAAGCGCACTGTCCCATCTCCAACTCTATCACAACCCCTTCCACTGCGGTTGCAGCCTTGTGTGGCTGCAAGCCTGGGCCGCAAGCACCAGGGTCTCCTTACCAGAGCCCGACTCCATTGCGTGTGCCTCGCCTCCCGCGCTGCAGGGGGTGCCTGTGCACCGCCTTCCCGCCCTATCCTGTGTACCACCCAGCGTGCGTCTGAGTGCTGAGCCCCCGCCCGAGGCACCGGGCAGCCCCTTGCCCGCCGGCCTGGCGCTCATGCTACACTGCGTCGCTGAAGGACACCCCACACCCCGCCTGCAATGGCAACTTCAGATCCCGGGTGGCACCATAGTCTTAGAGCCTCCTGTCCTGAGTGGGGAGGACAACGCAGATGGGGCCGATGacggggaggaggaaggagatggggaTGGGCCCACGCAGATGGAGGCCCCAACCCCGACTCCAGCACCCGCTTGGCCCGCGCCCCCAGCCAACCCACGTTTCCTGGCCCTCACAAACGGTTCCCTGTTGGTGCCCCTCCTGAGTGCCAAGGAAGCAGGCATCTACACCTGCCGAGCCCACAATGAGCTGGGGGCCAACTCCACCTCACTACGCGTGGCAGTGGCGGCTGCCGGGCCCCCAAAGCACGCTCCTGGCGCCGGGGGAGACTCTGTAGGGCAGGCCCCTACTTCTGAACGCAAGTCCACAGCCAAAGGCCGGGGCAACAGCGTTCTACCCTCCAAGCCCGAGGGCAAAATCAAAGGCCAAGGCCTAGCCCGGGTTAGCATCCTCGGGGAAACGGAGGCGGGGccggagcaggaggaggaggaggcagatgagggagaggaagcagaagacCAGATCTCTGCGGATCCGGCGGAGGAGCAACGCTGTGGCCACGGGGACCCCTCGCGGTACGTGTCCAACCACGCATTCAACCAGAGCGCAGAGCTCAAGCAGCACGTCTTTGAGCTGGGTGTCATCGCGCTGGACGTGGCGGAGCGCGAGGCTCGGGTGCAGCTGACGCCGCTGGCGGCGCGCTGGGGATCTGGGCCTGGCGGGACTGGGGCGGCCGGGCGGCCGGGGCGGCGGCCGCTGCGCCTGCTCTACCTGTGCCCAGCTGGGGGTGGCGCAGCAGTGCAGTGGTCGCGCGTGGAGGAGGGCGTCAACGCCTATTGGTTCCGCGGCCTACGGCCTGGTACTAACTACTCAGTGTGTTTGGCGCTAGCCGGGGAGGCTTGCCACGTGCAAGTGGTGTTTGCCACTAAGAAGGAATTGCCCTCGCTGCTGGTTATCGTGGCGGTGAGCGTATTCCTCCTGGTGCTGGCCACCGTGCCCCTGCTGGGCGCCGCCTGCTGCCACCTTTTGGCCAAACACCCCGGTAAGCCCTATCGTCTTATACTGCGGCCACAGGCCCCAGACCCCATGGAGAAACGCATCGCCGCCGACTTTGACCCACGTGCCTCCTACCTCGAGTCCGAGAAAAGCTACCCGGCAGGCGGCGAGGCAGACGTCGTGGAGCCAGAAGAGGCTCCCGGGGAGGGCCTCGACGAAGACGCGGAGCAAGGGGACCCAGGTGGGGAcctgcagagggaggagagtcTGGCGGCCTGCTCTTTGGTGGAGTCCCAGTCCAAGGCCAACCAAGAGGAGTTTGAGGCGGGCTCTGAGTACAGTGATCGGCTGCCCCTGGGCGCCGAGGCAGTCAACATCGCCCAGGAAATTAATGGCAATTACAGGCAGACGGCAGGCTGA
- the ISLR2 gene encoding immunoglobulin superfamily containing leucine-rich repeat protein 2 isoform X4, with amino-acid sequence MPATDVESALGQCPGSETSSLEKGLQPQGSARRVSEQRLPSAGSAMVPLWALWLAWALLGVARACPEPCACVDKYAHQFADCAYKELHEVPEGLPANVTTLSLSANKITVLRRGAFADVTQVTSLWLAHNEVRTVEPGSLAVLSQLKNLDLSHNLISSFPWSDLRNLSALQLLKMNHNRLGSLPRDALGALPDLRSLRINNNRLRTLAPGTFDALSALSHLQLYHNPFHCGCSLVWLQAWAASTRVSLPEPDSIACASPPALQGVPVHRLPALSCVPPSVRLSAEPPPEAPGSPLPAGLALMLHCVAEGHPTPRLQWQLQIPGGTIVLEPPVLSGEDNADGADDGEEEGDGDGPTQMEAPTPTPAPAWPAPPANPRFLALTNGSLLVPLLSAKEAGIYTCRAHNELGANSTSLRVAVAAAGPPKHAPGAGGDSVGQAPTSERKSTAKGRGNSVLPSKPEGKIKGQGLARVSILGETEAGPEQEEEEADEGEEAEDQISADPAEEQRCGHGDPSRYVSNHAFNQSAELKQHVFELGVIALDVAEREARVQLTPLAARWGSGPGGTGAAGRPGRRPLRLLYLCPAGGGAAVQWSRVEEGVNAYWFRGLRPGTNYSVCLALAGEACHVQVVFATKKELPSLLVIVAVSVFLLVLATVPLLGAACCHLLAKHPGKPYRLILRPQAPDPMEKRIAADFDPRASYLESEKSYPAGGEADVVEPEEAPGEGLDEDAEQGDPGGDLQREESLAACSLVESQSKANQEEFEAGSEYSDRLPLGAEAVNIAQEINGNYRQTAG; translated from the exons ATG CCAGCAACAGATGTGGAAAGCGCCCTTGGGCAGTGTCCTGGCTCGGAGACCTCAAGTCTGGAGAAGGGGCTGCAGCCCCAGGGCAGTGCGCGGAGAGTCAGCGAGCAGCGG CTTCCATCCGCAGGATCCGCGATGGTGCCCTTGTGGGCTCTGTGGCTGGCCTGGGCTCTGCTAGGAGTGGCCAGAGCGTGCCCAGAGCCGTGCGCCTGCGTGGACAAGTACGCGCACCAGTTCGCAGACTGCGCCTACAAGGAGTTGCATGAGGTGCCGGAAGGACTGCCGGCCAACGTGACCACGTTGAGTCTGTCGGCCAACAAGATCACCGTGCTGCGGCGCGGGGCCTTCGCCGACGTCACGCAAGTCACGTCGTTGTGGCTAGCGCACAATGAGGTGCGCACGGTGGAGCCCGGCTCTCTGGCAGTGCTGAGCCAGCTCAAGAACCTCGACCTAAGCCACAACCTCATATCCAGCTTCCCGTGGAGCGACCTTCGTAATCTGAGTGCGCTGCAGCTGCTTAAAATGAACCACAATCGTTTGGGCTCGCTGCCCCGGGATGCGCTCGGTGCGCTGCCCGACCTGCGCTCCCTGCGCATCAACAACAACCGGCTGCGTACCCTGGCTCCTGGCACCTTCGACGCGTTAAGCGCACTGTCCCATCTCCAACTCTATCACAACCCCTTCCACTGCGGTTGCAGCCTTGTGTGGCTGCAAGCCTGGGCCGCAAGCACCAGGGTCTCCTTACCAGAGCCCGACTCCATTGCGTGTGCCTCGCCTCCCGCGCTGCAGGGGGTGCCTGTGCACCGCCTTCCCGCCCTATCCTGTGTACCACCCAGCGTGCGTCTGAGTGCTGAGCCCCCGCCCGAGGCACCGGGCAGCCCCTTGCCCGCCGGCCTGGCGCTCATGCTACACTGCGTCGCTGAAGGACACCCCACACCCCGCCTGCAATGGCAACTTCAGATCCCGGGTGGCACCATAGTCTTAGAGCCTCCTGTCCTGAGTGGGGAGGACAACGCAGATGGGGCCGATGacggggaggaggaaggagatggggaTGGGCCCACGCAGATGGAGGCCCCAACCCCGACTCCAGCACCCGCTTGGCCCGCGCCCCCAGCCAACCCACGTTTCCTGGCCCTCACAAACGGTTCCCTGTTGGTGCCCCTCCTGAGTGCCAAGGAAGCAGGCATCTACACCTGCCGAGCCCACAATGAGCTGGGGGCCAACTCCACCTCACTACGCGTGGCAGTGGCGGCTGCCGGGCCCCCAAAGCACGCTCCTGGCGCCGGGGGAGACTCTGTAGGGCAGGCCCCTACTTCTGAACGCAAGTCCACAGCCAAAGGCCGGGGCAACAGCGTTCTACCCTCCAAGCCCGAGGGCAAAATCAAAGGCCAAGGCCTAGCCCGGGTTAGCATCCTCGGGGAAACGGAGGCGGGGccggagcaggaggaggaggaggcagatgagggagaggaagcagaagacCAGATCTCTGCGGATCCGGCGGAGGAGCAACGCTGTGGCCACGGGGACCCCTCGCGGTACGTGTCCAACCACGCATTCAACCAGAGCGCAGAGCTCAAGCAGCACGTCTTTGAGCTGGGTGTCATCGCGCTGGACGTGGCGGAGCGCGAGGCTCGGGTGCAGCTGACGCCGCTGGCGGCGCGCTGGGGATCTGGGCCTGGCGGGACTGGGGCGGCCGGGCGGCCGGGGCGGCGGCCGCTGCGCCTGCTCTACCTGTGCCCAGCTGGGGGTGGCGCAGCAGTGCAGTGGTCGCGCGTGGAGGAGGGCGTCAACGCCTATTGGTTCCGCGGCCTACGGCCTGGTACTAACTACTCAGTGTGTTTGGCGCTAGCCGGGGAGGCTTGCCACGTGCAAGTGGTGTTTGCCACTAAGAAGGAATTGCCCTCGCTGCTGGTTATCGTGGCGGTGAGCGTATTCCTCCTGGTGCTGGCCACCGTGCCCCTGCTGGGCGCCGCCTGCTGCCACCTTTTGGCCAAACACCCCGGTAAGCCCTATCGTCTTATACTGCGGCCACAGGCCCCAGACCCCATGGAGAAACGCATCGCCGCCGACTTTGACCCACGTGCCTCCTACCTCGAGTCCGAGAAAAGCTACCCGGCAGGCGGCGAGGCAGACGTCGTGGAGCCAGAAGAGGCTCCCGGGGAGGGCCTCGACGAAGACGCGGAGCAAGGGGACCCAGGTGGGGAcctgcagagggaggagagtcTGGCGGCCTGCTCTTTGGTGGAGTCCCAGTCCAAGGCCAACCAAGAGGAGTTTGAGGCGGGCTCTGAGTACAGTGATCGGCTGCCCCTGGGCGCCGAGGCAGTCAACATCGCCCAGGAAATTAATGGCAATTACAGGCAGACGGCAGGCTGA
- the ISLR2 gene encoding immunoglobulin superfamily containing leucine-rich repeat protein 2 isoform X3 has protein sequence MCKYGGTGRGVWVCVELERAQMRAPATDVESALGQCPGSETSSLEKGLQPQGSARRVSEQRLPSAGSAMVPLWALWLAWALLGVARACPEPCACVDKYAHQFADCAYKELHEVPEGLPANVTTLSLSANKITVLRRGAFADVTQVTSLWLAHNEVRTVEPGSLAVLSQLKNLDLSHNLISSFPWSDLRNLSALQLLKMNHNRLGSLPRDALGALPDLRSLRINNNRLRTLAPGTFDALSALSHLQLYHNPFHCGCSLVWLQAWAASTRVSLPEPDSIACASPPALQGVPVHRLPALSCVPPSVRLSAEPPPEAPGSPLPAGLALMLHCVAEGHPTPRLQWQLQIPGGTIVLEPPVLSGEDNADGADDGEEEGDGDGPTQMEAPTPTPAPAWPAPPANPRFLALTNGSLLVPLLSAKEAGIYTCRAHNELGANSTSLRVAVAAAGPPKHAPGAGGDSVGQAPTSERKSTAKGRGNSVLPSKPEGKIKGQGLARVSILGETEAGPEQEEEEADEGEEAEDQISADPAEEQRCGHGDPSRYVSNHAFNQSAELKQHVFELGVIALDVAEREARVQLTPLAARWGSGPGGTGAAGRPGRRPLRLLYLCPAGGGAAVQWSRVEEGVNAYWFRGLRPGTNYSVCLALAGEACHVQVVFATKKELPSLLVIVAVSVFLLVLATVPLLGAACCHLLAKHPGKPYRLILRPQAPDPMEKRIAADFDPRASYLESEKSYPAGGEADVVEPEEAPGEGLDEDAEQGDPGGDLQREESLAACSLVESQSKANQEEFEAGSEYSDRLPLGAEAVNIAQEINGNYRQTAG, from the exons ATGTGTAAATACGGAGGGACGGGACGTGGGGTATGGGTGTGCGTTGaactggaaagagcccagatgagGGCG CCAGCAACAGATGTGGAAAGCGCCCTTGGGCAGTGTCCTGGCTCGGAGACCTCAAGTCTGGAGAAGGGGCTGCAGCCCCAGGGCAGTGCGCGGAGAGTCAGCGAGCAGCGG CTTCCATCCGCAGGATCCGCGATGGTGCCCTTGTGGGCTCTGTGGCTGGCCTGGGCTCTGCTAGGAGTGGCCAGAGCGTGCCCAGAGCCGTGCGCCTGCGTGGACAAGTACGCGCACCAGTTCGCAGACTGCGCCTACAAGGAGTTGCATGAGGTGCCGGAAGGACTGCCGGCCAACGTGACCACGTTGAGTCTGTCGGCCAACAAGATCACCGTGCTGCGGCGCGGGGCCTTCGCCGACGTCACGCAAGTCACGTCGTTGTGGCTAGCGCACAATGAGGTGCGCACGGTGGAGCCCGGCTCTCTGGCAGTGCTGAGCCAGCTCAAGAACCTCGACCTAAGCCACAACCTCATATCCAGCTTCCCGTGGAGCGACCTTCGTAATCTGAGTGCGCTGCAGCTGCTTAAAATGAACCACAATCGTTTGGGCTCGCTGCCCCGGGATGCGCTCGGTGCGCTGCCCGACCTGCGCTCCCTGCGCATCAACAACAACCGGCTGCGTACCCTGGCTCCTGGCACCTTCGACGCGTTAAGCGCACTGTCCCATCTCCAACTCTATCACAACCCCTTCCACTGCGGTTGCAGCCTTGTGTGGCTGCAAGCCTGGGCCGCAAGCACCAGGGTCTCCTTACCAGAGCCCGACTCCATTGCGTGTGCCTCGCCTCCCGCGCTGCAGGGGGTGCCTGTGCACCGCCTTCCCGCCCTATCCTGTGTACCACCCAGCGTGCGTCTGAGTGCTGAGCCCCCGCCCGAGGCACCGGGCAGCCCCTTGCCCGCCGGCCTGGCGCTCATGCTACACTGCGTCGCTGAAGGACACCCCACACCCCGCCTGCAATGGCAACTTCAGATCCCGGGTGGCACCATAGTCTTAGAGCCTCCTGTCCTGAGTGGGGAGGACAACGCAGATGGGGCCGATGacggggaggaggaaggagatggggaTGGGCCCACGCAGATGGAGGCCCCAACCCCGACTCCAGCACCCGCTTGGCCCGCGCCCCCAGCCAACCCACGTTTCCTGGCCCTCACAAACGGTTCCCTGTTGGTGCCCCTCCTGAGTGCCAAGGAAGCAGGCATCTACACCTGCCGAGCCCACAATGAGCTGGGGGCCAACTCCACCTCACTACGCGTGGCAGTGGCGGCTGCCGGGCCCCCAAAGCACGCTCCTGGCGCCGGGGGAGACTCTGTAGGGCAGGCCCCTACTTCTGAACGCAAGTCCACAGCCAAAGGCCGGGGCAACAGCGTTCTACCCTCCAAGCCCGAGGGCAAAATCAAAGGCCAAGGCCTAGCCCGGGTTAGCATCCTCGGGGAAACGGAGGCGGGGccggagcaggaggaggaggaggcagatgagggagaggaagcagaagacCAGATCTCTGCGGATCCGGCGGAGGAGCAACGCTGTGGCCACGGGGACCCCTCGCGGTACGTGTCCAACCACGCATTCAACCAGAGCGCAGAGCTCAAGCAGCACGTCTTTGAGCTGGGTGTCATCGCGCTGGACGTGGCGGAGCGCGAGGCTCGGGTGCAGCTGACGCCGCTGGCGGCGCGCTGGGGATCTGGGCCTGGCGGGACTGGGGCGGCCGGGCGGCCGGGGCGGCGGCCGCTGCGCCTGCTCTACCTGTGCCCAGCTGGGGGTGGCGCAGCAGTGCAGTGGTCGCGCGTGGAGGAGGGCGTCAACGCCTATTGGTTCCGCGGCCTACGGCCTGGTACTAACTACTCAGTGTGTTTGGCGCTAGCCGGGGAGGCTTGCCACGTGCAAGTGGTGTTTGCCACTAAGAAGGAATTGCCCTCGCTGCTGGTTATCGTGGCGGTGAGCGTATTCCTCCTGGTGCTGGCCACCGTGCCCCTGCTGGGCGCCGCCTGCTGCCACCTTTTGGCCAAACACCCCGGTAAGCCCTATCGTCTTATACTGCGGCCACAGGCCCCAGACCCCATGGAGAAACGCATCGCCGCCGACTTTGACCCACGTGCCTCCTACCTCGAGTCCGAGAAAAGCTACCCGGCAGGCGGCGAGGCAGACGTCGTGGAGCCAGAAGAGGCTCCCGGGGAGGGCCTCGACGAAGACGCGGAGCAAGGGGACCCAGGTGGGGAcctgcagagggaggagagtcTGGCGGCCTGCTCTTTGGTGGAGTCCCAGTCCAAGGCCAACCAAGAGGAGTTTGAGGCGGGCTCTGAGTACAGTGATCGGCTGCCCCTGGGCGCCGAGGCAGTCAACATCGCCCAGGAAATTAATGGCAATTACAGGCAGACGGCAGGCTGA
- the ISLR2 gene encoding immunoglobulin superfamily containing leucine-rich repeat protein 2 isoform X1, which translates to MWMMREVGEAVRVPAAPGARADSLQSAASQTWGEQTRKEKLKRDLRAREVSILTCPFLCPSLSFPQPATDVESALGQCPGSETSSLEKGLQPQGSARRVSEQRLPSAGSAMVPLWALWLAWALLGVARACPEPCACVDKYAHQFADCAYKELHEVPEGLPANVTTLSLSANKITVLRRGAFADVTQVTSLWLAHNEVRTVEPGSLAVLSQLKNLDLSHNLISSFPWSDLRNLSALQLLKMNHNRLGSLPRDALGALPDLRSLRINNNRLRTLAPGTFDALSALSHLQLYHNPFHCGCSLVWLQAWAASTRVSLPEPDSIACASPPALQGVPVHRLPALSCVPPSVRLSAEPPPEAPGSPLPAGLALMLHCVAEGHPTPRLQWQLQIPGGTIVLEPPVLSGEDNADGADDGEEEGDGDGPTQMEAPTPTPAPAWPAPPANPRFLALTNGSLLVPLLSAKEAGIYTCRAHNELGANSTSLRVAVAAAGPPKHAPGAGGDSVGQAPTSERKSTAKGRGNSVLPSKPEGKIKGQGLARVSILGETEAGPEQEEEEADEGEEAEDQISADPAEEQRCGHGDPSRYVSNHAFNQSAELKQHVFELGVIALDVAEREARVQLTPLAARWGSGPGGTGAAGRPGRRPLRLLYLCPAGGGAAVQWSRVEEGVNAYWFRGLRPGTNYSVCLALAGEACHVQVVFATKKELPSLLVIVAVSVFLLVLATVPLLGAACCHLLAKHPGKPYRLILRPQAPDPMEKRIAADFDPRASYLESEKSYPAGGEADVVEPEEAPGEGLDEDAEQGDPGGDLQREESLAACSLVESQSKANQEEFEAGSEYSDRLPLGAEAVNIAQEINGNYRQTAG; encoded by the exons ATGTGGATGATGCGGGAGGTGGGAGAGGCTGTGCGCGTCCCTGCCGCGCCGGGAGCGCGCGCGGACTCTCTTCAGTCTGCAGCCAGCCAGACGTGGGGGGAACAGACGCGGAAGGAAAAGCTGAAGCGGGACCTAAGGGCTAGGGAGGTCTCCATACTTACctgtccctttctctgcccctccctgtctttTCCACAGCCAGCAACAGATGTGGAAAGCGCCCTTGGGCAGTGTCCTGGCTCGGAGACCTCAAGTCTGGAGAAGGGGCTGCAGCCCCAGGGCAGTGCGCGGAGAGTCAGCGAGCAGCGG CTTCCATCCGCAGGATCCGCGATGGTGCCCTTGTGGGCTCTGTGGCTGGCCTGGGCTCTGCTAGGAGTGGCCAGAGCGTGCCCAGAGCCGTGCGCCTGCGTGGACAAGTACGCGCACCAGTTCGCAGACTGCGCCTACAAGGAGTTGCATGAGGTGCCGGAAGGACTGCCGGCCAACGTGACCACGTTGAGTCTGTCGGCCAACAAGATCACCGTGCTGCGGCGCGGGGCCTTCGCCGACGTCACGCAAGTCACGTCGTTGTGGCTAGCGCACAATGAGGTGCGCACGGTGGAGCCCGGCTCTCTGGCAGTGCTGAGCCAGCTCAAGAACCTCGACCTAAGCCACAACCTCATATCCAGCTTCCCGTGGAGCGACCTTCGTAATCTGAGTGCGCTGCAGCTGCTTAAAATGAACCACAATCGTTTGGGCTCGCTGCCCCGGGATGCGCTCGGTGCGCTGCCCGACCTGCGCTCCCTGCGCATCAACAACAACCGGCTGCGTACCCTGGCTCCTGGCACCTTCGACGCGTTAAGCGCACTGTCCCATCTCCAACTCTATCACAACCCCTTCCACTGCGGTTGCAGCCTTGTGTGGCTGCAAGCCTGGGCCGCAAGCACCAGGGTCTCCTTACCAGAGCCCGACTCCATTGCGTGTGCCTCGCCTCCCGCGCTGCAGGGGGTGCCTGTGCACCGCCTTCCCGCCCTATCCTGTGTACCACCCAGCGTGCGTCTGAGTGCTGAGCCCCCGCCCGAGGCACCGGGCAGCCCCTTGCCCGCCGGCCTGGCGCTCATGCTACACTGCGTCGCTGAAGGACACCCCACACCCCGCCTGCAATGGCAACTTCAGATCCCGGGTGGCACCATAGTCTTAGAGCCTCCTGTCCTGAGTGGGGAGGACAACGCAGATGGGGCCGATGacggggaggaggaaggagatggggaTGGGCCCACGCAGATGGAGGCCCCAACCCCGACTCCAGCACCCGCTTGGCCCGCGCCCCCAGCCAACCCACGTTTCCTGGCCCTCACAAACGGTTCCCTGTTGGTGCCCCTCCTGAGTGCCAAGGAAGCAGGCATCTACACCTGCCGAGCCCACAATGAGCTGGGGGCCAACTCCACCTCACTACGCGTGGCAGTGGCGGCTGCCGGGCCCCCAAAGCACGCTCCTGGCGCCGGGGGAGACTCTGTAGGGCAGGCCCCTACTTCTGAACGCAAGTCCACAGCCAAAGGCCGGGGCAACAGCGTTCTACCCTCCAAGCCCGAGGGCAAAATCAAAGGCCAAGGCCTAGCCCGGGTTAGCATCCTCGGGGAAACGGAGGCGGGGccggagcaggaggaggaggaggcagatgagggagaggaagcagaagacCAGATCTCTGCGGATCCGGCGGAGGAGCAACGCTGTGGCCACGGGGACCCCTCGCGGTACGTGTCCAACCACGCATTCAACCAGAGCGCAGAGCTCAAGCAGCACGTCTTTGAGCTGGGTGTCATCGCGCTGGACGTGGCGGAGCGCGAGGCTCGGGTGCAGCTGACGCCGCTGGCGGCGCGCTGGGGATCTGGGCCTGGCGGGACTGGGGCGGCCGGGCGGCCGGGGCGGCGGCCGCTGCGCCTGCTCTACCTGTGCCCAGCTGGGGGTGGCGCAGCAGTGCAGTGGTCGCGCGTGGAGGAGGGCGTCAACGCCTATTGGTTCCGCGGCCTACGGCCTGGTACTAACTACTCAGTGTGTTTGGCGCTAGCCGGGGAGGCTTGCCACGTGCAAGTGGTGTTTGCCACTAAGAAGGAATTGCCCTCGCTGCTGGTTATCGTGGCGGTGAGCGTATTCCTCCTGGTGCTGGCCACCGTGCCCCTGCTGGGCGCCGCCTGCTGCCACCTTTTGGCCAAACACCCCGGTAAGCCCTATCGTCTTATACTGCGGCCACAGGCCCCAGACCCCATGGAGAAACGCATCGCCGCCGACTTTGACCCACGTGCCTCCTACCTCGAGTCCGAGAAAAGCTACCCGGCAGGCGGCGAGGCAGACGTCGTGGAGCCAGAAGAGGCTCCCGGGGAGGGCCTCGACGAAGACGCGGAGCAAGGGGACCCAGGTGGGGAcctgcagagggaggagagtcTGGCGGCCTGCTCTTTGGTGGAGTCCCAGTCCAAGGCCAACCAAGAGGAGTTTGAGGCGGGCTCTGAGTACAGTGATCGGCTGCCCCTGGGCGCCGAGGCAGTCAACATCGCCCAGGAAATTAATGGCAATTACAGGCAGACGGCAGGCTGA